The genomic region ATCCACTTTTGTATGTAAAGATAAAGTAACTTTGGAGCAATTCACTTGTACAAGTACGTAGCAATTAAATGTAGAAGAATTTTTCGAGACCAAAGTTTGATTTCAGCTTGAGAACATCACTTAAATCTTACACTTTATACCTTGTCGATGTAATACAATATGTTTGCTTATTTCGCACTAAACATGTCCATACACttgacatttataatataatttcatGTGATTCGACAATGTTCTTATGACAAGTCTTTATGACGGTCTGTTctgatctgttctgttctgatctgGTTTGTTCTTTAACACTTCATAGTAAATTCGgttaaacatatgaaatatacGCATGgctaattaaatacatttatttcagcaCGTATGGTATCTCCCACGCAAAAATGTGAAGTAGGCTGAATTAACATACGACATTCGAACCGTTTTATCGTTTTATTCGAATATAGGTTAGAACGACATTCGCCGTGATCGTCGCGAGTGctgtaaattatgtaaatgtCGTGAATGTCGTGAATGTCGTAAATATCGTGAATGTCGTAAATGTCGTGAATGGCGCAAATGTCGTGAATGTTGATAATGTCGTGAATGTCGCAAATGTAGTGATTTGAAAATGTCGTGAATGTTGCAAATGTAGTGAATGGCGCAAATGTAGTGAATGTTGAAAATGTCGTGAATGATGAAAATGTCGTAAATGTCGTGAATGTCGTAAATGTCGTGAATGTCgttgatgttgttattgttgcaCATGTGATTTTTGTGAATGTCGCGAATGAATCGAATGTTCAGAATGTCAAGAATGTCGAGGATGTCGCGATTGTTGTGAATGTCGCTAATGCCACTAATGTTGTGAATGtcttaaaatttcaataattatgtgaACGTTGTAAATATAACgaatgttgtgaatgtcgtCGATTGCcgtttattttgtcaatgtcGTAAATTCCAATAATGTCGCGAATGTGATAAATGACGATAATTTTGTGAATGTCGCGATTTGTTGTAAATGCTTTAAATCCCAATGTCATAAATCCCGATAATGTCGTGAATGTCGCGATTAGTTGTGAATGTCGTAAATGGATAATGTCGCGATAAGTTCTGAATGTCGTAAATGGATAATGTCGTAAATGTCGCGATTAGTTGTGAATATCGTAAATGGATAATGTCGTAAATGTCGCGAGAAGTTGTGAATGTCGTAAATGGATGATGTCGTAAATGTCGCGATTAGTTGTGAATGTCGTAAATGGATAATGTCGTAAATGTCGAGATTTGTTGTGAATGTCGTAAATGGATGATGTCGTAAATGTCGAGATTCGTTGAGAATGTCGTAAATGGGTAATGTCGTAAATGTCGAGATTTGTTGTGAATGTCGTAAATGGATAATGTCGTAAATGTCGCGATTAGTTGTGAATGTCGTAAATGGATAATGTCGTAAATGTCGAGATTTGTTGTGAATGTAGCGTTTCTTGTTAAATCTGCTTTTGTCGCGAACGTTGTGAATGACTCAATGTTTCGTAGAGCATAAATATCGAATCATACAAATGTCGTTTATTCTATGCGCCATTGAAAGGGTACTTAAACATTCAACAATGCATTCATAAATGAACGTAAGGAAGTTGAACTTCGTACTATGTTTACGTAGAGCTTAAACCACAATTGCCTTTAAACTGCGCACAAgataaatctgaaaaaaaagtattatacatACTTTTAATACCTCAAAATTTGTTctcaacattttgttaaaaaatatataaatatatgggtACCTTTCTGCTCATGTTCCGTTCCATTCCGGCGGCAAAACAGatccaaaacaatgatgaacgTAAATCCATACTTACAAAGCATCACACCTATACAACGCGTAGTTTCGCTTTGACatacttgtttacattttcatatCAGATATAGGATGGCGAATGTCAAGCTGTCGCTAAAGGATACAATGATACACTTACATACGGCTTCCGGCGGGGAAATTATAGcaattaataaaaagtaaatcgTGCATCTCTGTTCATTGTTAGGGCCCATTTGTTTTCGAATCTTAAATCTTTAAGGCAgtcagtttaattattttaataattatgaaacataTAACTAATCGACAGAACTGTATGAAGTAACACATAAAATACTAAACTCACATTCGAAATATGCCAAATTCGACCATTTCTACAAGTAAATAAAGGGGGTTTTCATTTTCTGACCAAGATCGAAATGATATACTTTCAGATGCATTCGGCAATAATTAAGTTTACCAATGGtcgttttattatatatatattatgttaattatattatgtatatgtatattatatacctGTGCTTGGCTGCTTTCAAAGTAATACCATGCGACCGTGCGTGCGCCTAGGGAAAATCACAGACGGCAGTTAGGTTGACAGGACCAAACTATTACTACGCCCACACCCCCCCGCCCcacctacccccccccccaaaaaaaaaagaaaagaaaaaaaaaagataaaaaatgtcaatatattttaagaccAAATATGATTGGTATAAGAATAATTATCACAAAAACCTAAATGACAAACACAAAATCCACGAGTTTCCcctatatatatgtaataatagaatctataatataataatatatagtatATGTTGGTTGATATTTAGGTTTGTGTGCTAAATGATCATGATCGAACCATTGTTCggtcttgaaaaaaatgattgtgctgtttcttattttttatgttgttagtcatgtatttttttttttttgtttttttttttttgtttttttttgttgttcatttttaagaTGGGGGTGGGGGTATTCAACGGAGCTGCCGCCTGTTTGGAAAGCCGATACATACAAGGTCGAAAAGCCAGGAAGGTTTCCTATCAGCCTCATAGAACAAGCATTATATTTTTCTGTGGGGTGAGCGAAAGAGAaagaaacatgcatgtatttcaaatagaaaaaaacatcatttttaaaaaaataattaaaaaaataattaaaatgaataataataataataataataataataataataataataataataattaaaaataataataataataacaataataaaaaaaatataataataacaataataataaaataatgataacaataataatcaaACAATGGCATTTGTACAATTACATGAGTGATGACCCCTAGCTTATTTCCGCAGAAGACTTTACGAAATTGCTGATCGCAAATAAATTGTTATGAGTCATGCCAAAAACAGGCGTATCGTTTCGGTGATGTTTTGATGTTATTTCTGTTTGATTTCCTTTCCCAAAAAATTCAGCATTCAATTTTTTCGAAAAACGAAGACCCCATTGTAAGTTTGTAACATTTGTTACTCCCTGCACACATGTTGTCAGCGTGTTTCCTGGATTAAACCGGTTGCTGTAGGTGTTGTTATAGCTGTCAGATTCTACGTAATGTTACGTGATGGTGATAACCATCGATCAACACTTACGCTGTCTTAAGggctttaaataaatattgtgcaTACTGACTGACATTCTTATGTATTTCCAaacaaatatcaactttcaacaatttaaatgtttacaagaAAAGCGTAAAAGCACAAACTTGCCGCTAATATGTAATATGTtggtttatttataaaacagcaTCCACTTGTGTTAAAGTTTTAAgttattatacttttattattcatccttcatcatcatcatcatcatcatcatcatcatcatcatcatcatcatcatcatcatcacccccgccaccaccaccaccaccatcaccaccaccacgtACAAtcaccaccacaatcaccaccatcatcatcatgtcaactcatttttatcacaattaaaTCTAGTAACTGGTCACTGGTAATTGGTCGCTTTCGCTGCCTTTCGCATGATAAGTTACGCGTGTATATTTCACTGAGGTGATTATCATATGATATATGTGGGGAAATGGTGTAATTTAACAACAATGAGGATTTTAGCAAGACTAACAAACATCATAGCCTTACGACGTAGACTTCCTGTTGCACAATTCAGGTAAGATTATGCAAATgataatgcaaataaatgttacaatggaaactatttgGAATTgggttatacatgtattatattgtcTTGACAAATATCTAGCATTTATCTTAAGGTATTTTAAGAATGcgtttttacattcttaaaatttttatttaaaggttATTGACCACCAATAGCCCCAGATGAAAGatctattgaaaacaatataccGAATTAGAACTGCAACAAATCTCAATGTTTACGTTATAGTGTATATTAAGTAGGTCATCAACTACCTAGGGAAAGTGTACGCGGAAAACAGGtatcaagggcagtaatgtcaggtgcgtccatgcttcccggttcattgttttgattggaAAACGTCCTCGTTTCGAtgagtattaccactgtttaCTATATGGTCcaacgataatttttagaaacgaccttgtgcaccgaatgaagagcattTGCTCGTTTACGAaaacgcttgttttagatcaaaataaagtctgtattaaaatatctcgtgaaaacaatgcacgttcttactaggcttcccgactcactcaatgcatttttgcttcaaaacaactgtttaaaaccgttctcttgcgtacaaaccccacccgatgctttgttttggacaataacagtattgctattgttttccgaatgcagacagccatttttggagttaaatcggcccatttacgaaaatgcttaGTACTCTATGTGAAAAGtaaatgagaaaaaacaacaacataattttatggcattttatgGTATACTCTGACCTAACTTTAAACTGCGAAACATCGAATAGAACAAAGCATTTACTCTGTTATCCGCAAATATGAAAGGGGATAAAAGCCGTAAACGCGCTGGCACAATGTTTAATACCGGACATGTTCCTTGGAATAAGGGTATGAAGTTTAATTGTACCGACTGTACAGGACTAACGCAGCTGTCGCCTTCTTCAAGAATAACCTCAGAAAATCTCCGGTTGATGTCCAGTGCAGGTAAAGATGGGGTCGCAGAAGGGTCAACACTCGCAACGAAGGGCAGGTAACTATAGTCCTGAGCCATGTACATTGTTTTCTCGTTTACAACAGGCATCTACAGTACCCAGCATGTGAACCCGGAACAGTTCAAAAAGGGCATAGAAGGGCCTTTATGCGGTGTCCACTGCAGCACTTAACACATAGGGAcgatttttcagaactttgttaaagtttacaatGTTAGTGTGTGATTGTTTTCACCCTTTTTATCACGAGCAGGACGCGCTAAATCGTCTTTTGGAACATCTcagcctcggatgtatatggaccgtttacaatgtcagatatCTTTACAtataactacgctgcaagtagatcgcgtagtaatttcaatttggcagttaaacttaataactttactcttgggggtcttaataatttatgcaattatacacttcTCTAAACACTATTGTTAATTAATATACTCGTATTGTGAATAATTTTACGAACTTCTACTTCTGATGTACCGGAacacatccgaggttgttttcgatggaataAGTCCGAGGCATTCCGAATTAGCAACACATAGGGCACAGGGAACGTTCCATTCAGCGGCTTCACACTACCTAAATCTACATGGCtcgatgttttgttttctttatttgtaagGCAGCACACACATGTAGCCTGATGTAGGATGCCACATTTGCGCGGTACAGTTACACGGAGAGCGTTCCCGCGGTACCAAAGTGATCCCCATCTATTAAAGCGCTTAGCATTTTTTGTTTCTCCTTTTCAGCACAAGTAGCAAGCGTCATGCGCAGTTCAGCTATACACAGGGCGCGGGGACAGTCCCACTCCGCGGCGTCACAGTGGGCCGCCTGCTGCAGGAACAGACGGAAAAGACGCCAGACAGGGAGGCTGTAGTGTTCCCCGCTGTCGGTGTTCGAAAAACCTTTGCACAACTGCTGGAAGAGGTACACGgatttgtatttgaatgatTTGAGGTTTGTATAGTTTGCCAAACTTAAACAGATATTGACCTCCGCATGCGCACCGTcagattttgaattttgaaataggataacattatttttcttgtGTTGGGTTTATATTATCGGGGGCAAGgaaattgttgtaaaacaaCTTAGGCCTGAAAAAACTACCCTCTCCCCACAAGCTCCATATTGTAGTGATATTTGCGTGTGCTCTTTTCAGAGTGACCGGTTGGCAGCGGGCCTGCTATCCTTGGGTCTAAAAAAGGGGGACCGCCTCGGAATCTGGGGACCAAACACGCCGGAGTGGGTTCTTGCTCAATACGCCACGGCTAGGGCCGGTATTATTCTAGTaagaattttaatatattaacatgGTATTTTTTCCTGAAAATGTTTGCCTTTTGGTTGATAGCATGTAATTGTTTTACGATTGATGAAGCGCATCGTTTTTCTTCATTCAAATTCCATACATGTGTACGCGTGATCGTCAcatgttttgtataaacatataaaattaaaacttgtatgcttgtatttttttcatttgttgaaCTAAAGGTAGTATACGTATtttccgtggcctagtggtttaAGCGTCCACATACGGAGCGGAAGATCGTAGGGTTCGAATCTCACACGGGACTTATTCTGACATGGCCGGTTGCGCCTGGCATATGGGAAAGTAACTGGGGTAAATATGTTCACGAATGTAGGTGTCTCATAAGCCCAATGGGCTGGCTTTTAACTGAGATGGGTGATACTgcacaaacattttacatataacCATATTCTAATGTAAGTATTCTGGTTTTGCTTTCTTATGGGATGTGATTTTAATGGTTTGGTCGTGATAAAGCTAGTGTGATGCGTGTGTGATAtgcttgtggtgtttgtatatgtgtttcTCTATTCCATTGTCGTGTGGGCACACGCCCTGTGCCTCTAAGTTAATgttatagttagatgacatgaagtaaattctaaatgattaagaacgggcggagtgagcgtagcgaatgATTAAGTATACTACTAAAGGATTGCGTAACTGAAttttattggctgaaaatgtaggttatgTTCTTGGCAggtttcattttcaattttcagctacttactttttttattgttttatagacTAAGTAGTAAGTACTACTCTGTCTAAAAGTAAAATCCATAAATTTAGCTTCAAAATGTACACTATGCATGGCAGAtgaaacaaggtatttccagTTTATACTAGTTTTAATATATCTATTCCATTGCATATTTCTTGGTGACATATGGTTACATAATTATactcgtgttttttttttcaggtgAATATCAATCCGCTGTATCGCAGCTTTGAGTTGGAGCATGTACTTCAAATGGTGCGTACACGAACGGCGACAAACAAATGTTCCAATGTGTCTTTGTGTGAGACGGACAAAATCCCCTCCAATTGTTTGTATTGGCGAACAAAGCCCCTTCGTATGACATTCCACTTGTTTTGTCATGTTGGAAGATAATTTACCAAACATAAACCATATactgtttaatattgaattttagaacatttaaaaaaaatccatttcacaaacaacatacatgtatttaataagtTTAGTTTTTAAGCACGGAGGAATTGTGTTCGTCTATGCGAGAAAAACGATTGGTGggggatatttttttaattaagctAATTAGTAATTACTTATAGggcattttataaaacaaattgctatttttttgttatattggCAATATGGAATACAGCGTAATTTCGACCCCGTTTAGTTCAGATTGGAAGGCTTTGAAAAGAACTTGATGtctttttttcacaaaattctTTTTATCATGTTCAGACATATTGTCTACACTTTCTTCAGCTTATACCGTTACCACATAGATGTGTTATGTTTTCTGAATTAGGTGGAGTGTAAAGCGATTATTTCTGACGTGCGTTTCAAGGACCAAGATTACTACGACATCCTGTTTCAACTTATACCGGAAATGGCTTCACAGAAACCGGGGAACCTCCGCAGTCATATGTAGGTATTGCGGGTTCTTTAAAGGTGCGCTTTCACAGagttaccgttttgacaactttttatttatgtcttagaatgagccaatttttgcgtaaatatctgaaaattagtgataaaagacttctgtcaaaagatcagatagcagattttcatatttccgtccaaatattaatgttttatggctaaaagtgttactcacaaaaaatgcataaaatatcaatttttgaacttaaatgtacAAATCTGCgatcatttttttgtcagcagtcttatatgactggtttccatgcatgcTCACATAAATTGACTCGTTCGAAGACACGGGGCTTGGCAcattgtgctaatttcgactaCTTTTTCCCACAGTGATTTGATAGCAATGAACTCCTGgtttggtgtcatatgaccaGTACAAagtttagtgacatttaacctgaaatatgtttttcttcttcagatttatcaaagagTTCACTACTCCCAACTATCTTAAATATCAAAGACCACTGACCATTTCTTAAGGTCACTCTAGTGAAATTAGAGTTGAATATAATAGTTGATTATGatgttggtttaaacaatatttattgtatataagtACTTGAAGCAGACATAAATTACATTCATGATAAGTAAGGATTTTCGACTATTGTTTCCCCatcttatttgtaaaataaaggtCACTGGCACGTTCTTGATTTTCTTAATGAAATCTAGAGTAAAGTATGATTAATTTTTATGttggttaaaataattttcattttatgtactTAAAgtcatacattacatacatgaTAAGTAAAGATTGAGGAACTGAGAGCTAATATGTATACCTCTCTCCTTTTTTATGTTCGAAGTAGTTTTACCGTCAAAACAGAATTACAATACATACCCAGTCTGCTATTCGATTCATTTCATGAGCGTCCTATGGTCATAGTACCTTTCATATGGAATATTAATATGCTGTAGGGGCGGTTTTAGGACTTCGCGTTAGGGCGCACTTTGGGAGCGGAACCAATAAAGTACCCCCTCCATTCCCAAAGAATACGAACACTTTATGGCTTAATTGGTAAATTAGGGATTGAGGTTGCACCGAAGGAAATATTTAACCGTTTGAGTCTGTTATAATGTATTAAAGTGCACAAATTTCGCATCGTTTCTCGAATATTGACAtagaaaaagtaaaattgaacaattttagaGGGTGTTCGCCCTGGGTACGCCCCCGTCAAAATCCGCTATTGTGCTGTTTTGTGCAACTTTGTCATGGATAGTCTGATTggtatataattttaatgatatccATTTTATTTCAGCCTTCCAAGCCTCAAACATGTGATAATGATGGGGGACGATGACCACCCGTAAGTGATTCTCAGTATAATTCTTCTGCAAAAATCGAAGGCGCAGTCCAAACTGCTGTAAAGACatgattgtttttactttaatttgaaGTTCCTTGAAAACACTTAATGTTGCAATGTATTATACAAACCGTCATCGTTATTCCCGACATGCCACGATGGTTAAGGTTAAGTTAAACAAACTTCGTCGATCCGCTCCGAAGAGGGTATTGTCGGGACTCCATGTGGTGAAACGATAGCTATTATGTCTCTAGCCAAAATACTCATTCATCAGAggattaataatgataaatctaaatTTTGTACGCATAGCATCACATCCCTGGTGTACGAGAATAGCAGCCAATTGGGCCTCGACTTAGACCAGCGGGGCAGCCTTTCATTGCTGCGCTGTGGAACTATGGGACTATTCAAACTGTGTAAATCGCGGTTTCAAGGCACACGTTTGAAGCATCAAAATTACTTATTTGGGATAAATTTACGACCGGGGTGAATTCATCTCTTCGGCGTGAAATTTCAACTTCAATTCACACAGGGGAtggaggagggggggggggggggtggaggGAGCGTGAAGTGGTCGAGCCATAGGCAGACATATAGACGCGGACACATCACCACAAATTCCAATAGACAAAGAAGAAGTTCATCTCGAacgatattttgttgttgtctttcAATGGTTGGTGATCGTCCTGGTGGGGAAGTATTATTAGAAAGTTTTggatacaaatatatttatcattttctcCCTGCAGTGGTACTTGGAAGTTTTCTGACGTCATGTCGGCCGGAAGTGACGAACAGAGGCGTTCTATAGTTGACTTGCAAGATCGTCTGCAGTTTGACGAGGCCATTAACATTCAATTTACGTCGGTAATAGTCgacgttttaaatattttcatttatttaaaatcacgACTATAAATGTAAATCAGATGTTTGAAAGTTCATGAACATACACCTTTTTTATAACTCACTTATGGATTTAAAGAGGCGCATCCGGCACCCATTTTCTATCCAAGTCAAATTTTGatatatcaaaatgcatcattttagATTACAACTAACTGGCGGGTCAAGGGGAGGCTACCTGGCGCGCACCCCCTTACCTTAAATCGaccaagtttacttttaatttcaatatagaaGAATTAAATTCTTGGGGGAGGACCCCCAAACCCCATAACAATCCCTTTAAACCATTACAATTTCGGTTTGGGGGGAGTGGCGCAGGTAAGAAGGTTACGCCCCCAAGTAACGTCCCCTCAAAAATCAAACTCTTGATCTGCCCCTGCAACTTGCCAAATTTATAGCACGTTTTGAACGTATGCCTTTAGCTTCTAAGGGGAGGCGCACATGTCTTAAATTGCATACCCATGTTACCCAgattaaaacaatgacaaatatttaGACTTTCTTTATCTTTTCTGTTATAAAgctaagttttcttttttctcttCTGATATTTAGGGCACCACTGGGTTTCCGAAGGGCGCAACATTATCACACCACAACATCGTAAACAACGCCTACTTTACAGGCCAGATTCTCGACTATCACAACAGGGTACGTACGTCCTTAAGgtgaatatttcatttaaataagttACCAACTTCCGATTATCTAAACTATTTTGTATCATACTACATGTACCTTGTATTGGGAAGGACAGAGTATAGCACCTCCTTTAAGACAAATGTACTTCATTATTTAACGTATGAAAGCTTTAGCGAATTGAAAGCAACGTTCTCAGACTCagcttttttcattttatataccaatcggaacatctcggccattatccaacataaATGAAGATGTCTAtttcgaagcttgccggagattgCCGAGTAGTAAcggttatataatatattatattataaacctCTGTTCTGTTGCCACCAGGAGACCCGGATCTGTATCCCAGTACCACTTTACCACTGTTTCGGAATGGTCATAGGAAGCCTTATGATGCCAAACCATGGAGCTACTTGTGTGTTCCCCAGCCCCGGATTTGACCCCTCGACAGCCCTTAAAGCTGTACAGGATGAAAGGTCAGCTCTAGTATTTTTCGCAAACTCCACGCAGAGTTACTACCCTTACAGTACAGTAAGCACTACCACAATGCAAATCACATGATCATGGATatatatcacgtgatacattttttataataaagctTATGTATATAAGTTCCATGTATACTAGCTTATGGTGGCACAAATCTATTCTACTTGTCATAGTTGAGCGGCAATAGGCAGACCagtaaaaatgcacttttactcccagataagagttaccacaattaataatattgttttgatattccaaaaaggatgaataaatgtcaaaaacaatggttcttaagacggataccgagtttaattagaaagaaattagcatataactcggtatttctacattatgagactatagtagaccacagtaaatattttagcattcaccaatcatttaatttttttcctatatatttgctttgtgctattaaatacacggttacaatcttgttatcagttataaatattttcaataaatgcattatttggtaagtagttaaaggtttatcagtcaaaattgatgtttgttatacatgtgtatgtatcgattttgaataagagtgtcactttaatcacCCGCGAATGTCGAAGTTCTAGTActaaatgattgcctatctgaaatatcattggctgaaaatgtaggttctATTCTAAGGTGAATAACAAGAATGgcgaatttgttttgtttcattgtcTTTGATTCACGCATGAATtaattcttgtattttttctcCATTCATATTTCTTCAGATGCACGTCCCTGTACGGCGTCCCGACGATGTTTATCGACATGTTGAACCACCCTGAGTTCCACAGTTTCGACCTGTCCACTCTATACACGGGGGTGATGGCGGGATCGCCATG from Mya arenaria isolate MELC-2E11 chromosome 3, ASM2691426v1 harbors:
- the LOC128227613 gene encoding medium-chain acyl-CoA ligase ACSF2, mitochondrial-like, which gives rise to MIYVGKWCNLTTMRILARLTNIIALRRRLPVAQFSTSSKRHAQFSYTQGAGTVPLRGVTVGRLLQEQTEKTPDREAVVFPAVGVRKTFAQLLEESDRLAAGLLSLGLKKGDRLGIWGPNTPEWVLAQYATARAGIILVNINPLYRSFELEHVLQMVECKAIISDVRFKDQDYYDILFQLIPEMASQKPGNLRSHILPSLKHVIMMGDDDHPGTWKFSDVMSAGSDEQRRSIVDLQDRLQFDEAINIQFTSGTTGFPKGATLSHHNIVNNAYFTGQILDYHNRETRICIPVPLYHCFGMVIGSLMMPNHGATCVFPSPGFDPSTALKAVQDERCTSLYGVPTMFIDMLNHPEFHSFDLSTLYTGVMAGSPCPIETMRQVIAKMHMDQVTVCYGTTENSPVTFQSHRDDVIEKRVSTVGHAHPHVEAKIIDDNGEIVPTGTPGELCTRGYIVMLGYWGDEDRTKEAILPDRWYLTGDQAVMDEDGFVRITGRIKDMIIRGGENVYPLEIEQILYTHPKIQDVQVVGVPDKRLGEQICACVILKDKQTATEEEIKEFCKEKVAKFKVPKYVQFVKEFPLTVTGKVQKFKIREEATRSLGLLHVT